A genomic window from Glycine max cultivar Williams 82 chromosome 17, Glycine_max_v4.0, whole genome shotgun sequence includes:
- the LOC100776471 gene encoding uncharacterized protein isoform X1 translates to MNLRPLGPLVRMAAVIFGGVATLNLASAATIKVLRFASEKKREKVALPCWVCRGKGFYICKLCNGNATISWSPMFDPIAVNPCVCPTCEGNRVQRCLNCLGKGYD, encoded by the exons ATGAATCTAAGGCCATTGGGGCCATTGGTTAGGATGGCTGCAGTTATATTTGGTGGAGTAGCCACTTTGAACTTGGCTTCTGCTGCTACCATCAAAGTGCTTCGGTTTGCATCTGAGAAGAAACGG GAAAAAGTTGCGTTGCCCTGTTGGGTTTGTAGAGGGAAGGGGTTTTATATATGCAAACTGTGCAACGGGAACGCCACCATATCTTGGTCCCCAATGTTCGACCCTATTGCAGTTAACCCCTGCGTTTGTCCTACTTGCGAAGGTAACAG AGTTCAACGCTGTTTGAACTGTCTTGGAAAAGGCTATGATTGA
- the LOC100776471 gene encoding uncharacterized protein isoform X2 yields the protein MNLRPLGPLVRMAAVIFGGVATLNLASAATIKVLRFASEKKREKVALPCWVCRGKGFYICKLCNGNATISWSPMFDPIAVNPCVCPTCEEFNAV from the exons ATGAATCTAAGGCCATTGGGGCCATTGGTTAGGATGGCTGCAGTTATATTTGGTGGAGTAGCCACTTTGAACTTGGCTTCTGCTGCTACCATCAAAGTGCTTCGGTTTGCATCTGAGAAGAAACGG GAAAAAGTTGCGTTGCCCTGTTGGGTTTGTAGAGGGAAGGGGTTTTATATATGCAAACTGTGCAACGGGAACGCCACCATATCTTGGTCCCCAATGTTCGACCCTATTGCAGTTAACCCCTGCGTTTGTCCTACTTGCGAAG AGTTCAACGCTGTTTGA
- the LOC100776471 gene encoding uncharacterized protein isoform X3, whose protein sequence is MNLRPLGPLVRMAAVIFGGVATLNLASAATIKVLRFASEKKREKVALPCWVCRGKGFYICKLCNGNATISWSPMFDPIAVNPCVCPTCEGNRSD, encoded by the exons ATGAATCTAAGGCCATTGGGGCCATTGGTTAGGATGGCTGCAGTTATATTTGGTGGAGTAGCCACTTTGAACTTGGCTTCTGCTGCTACCATCAAAGTGCTTCGGTTTGCATCTGAGAAGAAACGG GAAAAAGTTGCGTTGCCCTGTTGGGTTTGTAGAGGGAAGGGGTTTTATATATGCAAACTGTGCAACGGGAACGCCACCATATCTTGGTCCCCAATGTTCGACCCTATTGCAGTTAACCCCTGCGTTTGTCCTACTTGCGAAGGTAACAG
- the LOC100777889 gene encoding uncharacterized protein: protein MRFVITKNPINLLNSQGSLVLFRVPSVARNFLHPSSSKWTPRSSNPLRFSFSSLRVSVSCASSSSTVYGGWDDLGSSDAPGESNALRNFLVSIGIDDRKNVFVFLLGLVCALAISRVKVSSIVILPASALVFAVGFSVGFFRTGTFGEVRAGGSKRREKEENSNSKLSSEKLRSLVEFFDELDVVVDSLKSDVQSAIRDNKIRVGDFYGYVEVTDKIKISAKNARNVVRALIDNEDNHKNGRRKKQVGESGHQILQSFSSLFGENLFSSNSTKVRENVKQEAVDRTLDQTRGSGNVPLVEDRALNLVDDRMGNSKLDLDTSQDSSTNSVLDMNRNGRIRTTPEGENVGLVDIRRSTNKFFDDKEYSDRNKGLRFTNNHSFSLKMDSSSITDMWESQNSLLDSESFKVRTKHMESESSFLREQLLDGGHETFRSAHYKREGGSNRSQYNDDTVNYDDNHHLADDLSAHENESSTKISDDMMFDRYLAEATDLLKQAKEFIKGRQGEEQAEIMLYRSANLLSKAVELKPMSLLAVGQLGNTYLLHGELKLKISRELRTLLSGSIQPSSVKHTRILKGLRNKVNCKEEVVPFLIDVCEECEELLVEAGRKYRLALSVDSNDVRALYNWGLALSFRGQLIADIGPGAAFEAERVFLAAIDKFDAMLLKGNVYAPDALFRWGVALQQRSRLRPGSSKEKVKLLQQAKRLYEDALDMNSNNVQVKDALSSCLAELNYRQF from the exons ATGAGATTCGTAATTACGAAGAATCCCATTAATCTTCTCAACTCTCAGGGTTCGCTTGTTCTTTTCCGTGTTCCTTCTGTTGCTCGCAATTTTCTTCACCCTTCGAGCTCGAAATGGACTCCACGTAGCTCCAATCCCCTCAGGTTTTCGTTTTCTTCATTGAGAGTTTCAGTTTCGTGCGCTTCTTCGTCCTCGACTGTGTACGGAGGTTGGGACGATCTCGGCAGTTCAGACGCGCCCGGTGAATCCAACGCGCTGCGCAATTTTCTGGTTTCTATCGGAATCGATGATAGGAAGAACGTTTTCGTGTTCCTCTTGGGCCTCGTTTGTGCGTTGGCGATTTCTAGGGTTAAGGTTTCTTCTATCGTCATTCTTCCTGCTTCCGCGTTGGTTTTCGCCGTTGGTTTCTCGGTAGGGTTTTTCCGAACTGGAACGTTCGGGGAGGTGAGGGCCGGTGGGAGTAAGAGGAGGGAAAAGGAAGAGAATTCGAATTCGAAGCTGTCTTCGGAGAAATTGAGGAGTTTGGTGGAATTTTTTGACGAGCTTGATGTTGTGGTCGATAGCTTGAAGAGTGATGTACAAAGTGCTATTAGGGATAATAAGATTCGAGTGGGTGATTTTTATGGTTATGTTGAAGTCACCGATAAGATTAAAATTTCAGCTAAGAATGCTAGGAATGTTGTTAGGGCTTTGATTGATAATGAGGACAACCATAAGAATGGTAGAAGAAAGAAACAAGTTGGAGAAAGTGGGCACCAGATTTTACAGTCTTTTAGCAGTTTGTTTGGGGAAAATTTGTTTAGCTCCAATTCTACCAAAGTCAGAGAAAATGTTAAGCAAGAGGCAGTGGATAGAACGTTGGATCAAACTCGAGGAAGTGGTAATGTTCCTCTAGTTGAAGACAGGGCTTTGAATTTGGTTGATGATCGTATGGGAAATAGTAAATTGGATTTGGATACTTCTCAAGACTCATCTACTAACTCTGTTTTGGATATGAACAGAAATGGAAGAATAAGAACTACTCCTGAGGGAGAAAATGTTGGCTTAGTGGACATTCGGAGAAGCACTAATAAATTCTTTGATGATAAAGAGTATAGTGACAGGAACAAAGGATTGAGGTTCACAAATAATCACAGTTTCTCTTTGAAGATGGATTCCAGTAGCATAACAGACATGTGGGAATCCCAAAACAGTCTGCTTGATTCTGAGAGCTTTAAAGTCAGAACAAAACACATGGAAAGTGAGTCCTCTTTTTTGCGTGAGCAGCTGCTCGATGGAGGTCATGAGACTTTCAGGTCTGCTCACTACAAGAGGGAGGGTGGATCTAACAGGTCTCAGTATAACGATGATACGGTGAATTACGATGATAATCACCATCTTGCAGATGATTTGTCTGCACACGAGAATGAATCATCTACAAAGATTTCAGATGATATGATGTTTGATAGGTATCTTGCTGAAGCAACAGACCTTCTAAAACAAGCGAAAGAGTTTATAAAAGGTAGGCAGGGTGAAGAGCAGGCTGAAATCATGTTATACAGGTCTGCAAACTTACTATCCAAGGCTGTGGAGTTGAAGCCCATGAGTTTGTTGGCTGTAGGCCAGTTAGGAAACACTTACCTTCTTCATGGAGAATTGAAGTTGAAGATTAGTCGTGAATTGAGAACTCTTCTTTCTGGGAGCATCCAACCATCATCTGTAAAACATACTAGAATATTGAAGGGACTGAGGAATAAAGTCAATTGTAAAGAAGAAGTTGTGCCATTTCTTATTGATGTTTGTGAAGAGTGTGAAGAGCTACTAGTAGAGGCAGGAAGAAAGTATAGGCTGGCATTGTCAGTTGATTCAAATGATGTGAGAGCACTGTATAATTGGGGTCTTGCTCTTTCTTTCCGAGGCCAATTGATAGCAGATATTGGTCCG GGTGCTGCTTTTGAGGCTGAAAGAGTGTTCTTGGCTGCAATTGACAAGTTCGATGCTATGCTGTTAAAGGGCAATGTTTATGCACCAGATG CTTTGTTTAGATGGGGTGTGGCATTGCAGCAGCGATCTCGCTTAAGGCCGGGAAGTAGTAAAGAGAAGGTAAAGTTACTGCAGCAAGCAAAAAGGCTATATGAAGATGCCCTTGATATGAACTCCAATAATGTGCAAGTGAAAGACGCCTTATCCTCGTGTCTTGCCGAGCTTAATTATCGACAGTTTTAG